CGTTTTCTCCAATGTGCCGATGTTTCCCCGCAGAGAATCACCCGCGAATTTTTTTGAGTAATTCCTTCCCTTAATTGTGAGCCGCTTTTGCGTATTTGTCACCTCACAAACAAAATGAATTCATTAAAGAGTTTATTGTGAAGCTTTGCCTATTTTTACCTGTATCTTCTCCTTCAATGTTTTAGGCTTAAAATCATTCTTCTTAAACGTATATCCATCTGCCTCGAATTTAATTTTTGCATTTCCATCCATTAAAGCGCGTATGGTAAAAGTTGCCGCTCCGTTTTCATCAGTTATCTCGCTTGTTGAAGAAAGATCAATCCTTGCGTCTCCGCCGCTCACTTCTGCTCTAACCTCAACATTTGAAGCGTTGCAATCTCCCTCGGATAAGCCTTCCAGCATCACCGTTATATCGCTGCTATCGCCAACCATGATCTCCAGTGTCTTTTCAGGATCCGTTTCCATTGACTCAGCCATACATTCAGGTGCTGGAGTTGGCGACGTTTCCGGCTCAAGAGAGAAGTCTACCCGATTCTGTCCCTCTCTCACGATGTTTATAGACCGGGCTTCCATGAAACCCGCTGCCTGTGCCACAAACACATGCAGACCAACAGGGATATCCAGGAACAAGTAAACGCCTTTTTGTCCCAATGCGGTTGTTGTTTTCGTCATGTCGCCCGTATCCTCGATAAGCACCGTCGCATTATTGATGCCCTCACCTGTTTTCGCATTACGGACAATTCCAGAAATATCACCGAGTCCGCTTGGTGTTGGGGTTGGCGAAGGCGAAGGAAAACCGTCCGGTTCCAGAGAAATATCAAACCGATTATTAACACTCTGCCCTTCTTCCACCGTGATGATCTGCGTGCTGCTCCTAAAACCCACTGCCCGTGCTGTAAGGGTGTGCTCTCCCACAGATATGTCCTGAAACACGTAGACGCCTTTTTGCCCCAGCGCCGTTGTCGTTCTGGTTGTATTGCCCGAATCTTCGATCGTGACTGTCGCATTGTTGATGCCTTCGCCTGTTTCCGCATTCCTGACTATACCTGCAATATCGCCACTTCCGGTCGGCGTTGGAGTTGGTGTCGGAAGGCTTTGCGGTTCGAGAGAAATATCAAATCGATTATTAACACTCTGCCCTTCTTCCACCGCAATAGTCTGAACGCTGCTTTTAAATCCCGTT
Above is a window of Candidatus Brocadiaceae bacterium DNA encoding:
- a CDS encoding carboxypeptidase-like regulatory domain-containing protein: SKIIGMDGVYVFQGVSVGEHTLTVQATGFKNRSQTITVEEGQSSNNRIDISLEPDGFPSPAPTPTPSGMGDIAGIVSNSTTGEGINNATVILDGTGDTTTTTTIFGFSGVYIFQGVPVGEHTITAEALDFKSNTQNIVVEEGQSINNRFDISLEPQDIPSPTPTPTPMGTGDIAGIVSNSITGEPINNATVTIADTGKTTISKTIRGQDGVYIFQDVSVGNHTLAAEATGFKSSVQTIAVEEGQSVNNRFDISLEPQSLPTPTPTPTGSGDIAGIVRNAETGEGINNATVTIEDSGNTTRTTTALGQKGVYVFQDISVGEHTLTARAVGFRSSTQIITVEEGQSVNNRFDISLEPDGFPSPSPTPTPSGLGDISGIVRNAKTGEGINNATVLIEDTGDMTKTTTALGQKGVYLFLDIPVGLHVFVAQAAGFMEARSINIVREGQNRVDFSLEPETSPTPAPECMAESMETDPEKTLEIMVGDSSDITVMLEGLSEGDCNASNVEVRAEVSGGDARIDLSSTSEITDENGAATFTIRALMDGNAKIKFEADGYTFKKNDFKPKTLKEKIQVKIGKASQ